The DNA region TAAGTTCAAAAGCTGAATACATAGTTTATcaaattttgaatgataacaattttcaagagcatAAGTTAAGTGGTTAAATATTTCATGTAAATTATATTTCAGGAAATAACCTCTATGCTTCATATCTCCATCGTCTGATGATAAAAGTACAAGACAATGTCAGAAGACATATCAGTCATCAATGTCAAAGCAAGAAGACGCTCAAGCCAGACTATACAAACAAAGAAAGTCATACCAACCAGATTGTCTGAGTAAGAGAAGAGTAGATACATCAAGATAGAAGACAGTCCATACAAGACAAGAATCAAGGACCATCTATACAAGTACAAGTCAAAGCTTCAGGACAAACTCTGCAAGAACCATCCAAGCAAGGTGATCTTCTGTTAGAAGAGAAAACCACACTCATGACACTCATGAAGATATTTATCGCCTATCTCGAAAGCTGACCAACAGAAGTAATGTCTTGAGAAAGAGCGACATAATAAAATTGGAAGCTCTCTAATATTATTGAGGACAAAACTCAAGTGCAATGAATCACTTGATATTTCGCAAAGCACATTaacaaggaaacaagtacaacgtTGTCACCATCAAAGTTTCTTTTCTCTCTCACTAAAGGACTGGAATGTTGCTGCTTATGCTACCAACCAACTGACAAGATATACTTTGTAGCATTTTTGCCTCAGCAAAGGACACAATGCAATTAACGCACCTGGCAAGAAGACCGTTTGATCCAATGACTAGTACTTAAGATGTTTTATACGCTCCAACGGCTCTCAACAAACCCTAGAAGCTATTGAAGTATAAAatgaggacttgaagattttCAGAAGTAAGAAACTGAGCTAGAATTTTCATCTAAGTCTAAAATCTTCTTTAAGCAAGAAAGAAAAGTCCCCGTCGTCTGAGAGAAAaacttaagagtcaaatcctcaTACTCCAATCTCTCTATATCAAGAACACAAAGTACACCCTAGAGTCAAATTATGTCAAACACTTTGTAGTTCCCGTGCTTAGAAATTTATACTATCCCTCTTTTGAGAAAAGAACCTTGTAGAGCCAAACGCTCTTGAAAAAgatcttaggagaagtcctgaacaatacttgAAGTTGGGAAAAGtcttgtctaatacttgttGTGGAAGAAGTCCTGTCGAATACTTAtggtaggagaagtccttgaaactTGTTTAGTGAAATCTTGATAAAGCCAcagactggacgtagcccacccgtttgtgggtgaaccaggatatatTGTTGTGTGCTTATCGTCTATTATGTCACTCGTAtatccgctgcaccaaacgattgcaaaaatattttataaatttataatcgtttgaaaaattcaagttttatttgaaaactattcaaacccccttctTGTGTTATTCTCTCCGATATCAACAAACACCTTGAAAGCGTAGTTTTCCCTTACACCTCTAGTGACTTTCCTAAGACGACAAGGAGCAAATTAACAGACATTCCATTACTGATAAACACGGATGACTCTGAACCAAATATTACTCATTACAAATCCATCACACAGCAAATGTTACAACACGATATATGCTTTAGAAAGCAATATCTTCATTATTTTAAGTTTTGCATGTTCAGATGCGCACATGTCTattacatatataaatatacaacaaaataaaaatgcaaCCCAATATTGAAGTAATTTCAATATGAGATTTGGtgtcttattttacttttattttaatatttttatttgagcTTGAATTTGTTCTGTGCAACCACGTCATGAATTTGTCATGATGATTAACCCTCAACAAGATGAGCATCAATATCTTTTGTGACCTTAGTAGCGAAGGCCAAAAAAGTATCAGGAGATGAAGCTGTGATATTCTCCTTGAGCATTTCATATTCGATGGTGAATTTCACAAGCCCACCATTTTCCGTATCAATCACTTGTAATATCACCTTGAAACTCTTATAACCCTCACTgatttcaccatcaaagacgcTGTATGTAAGTAACATGTTATCATCATCAATGGCCTCAATTTTCTCCTTAGCAcatgttttctttccttctgcAGGTTTCACGATAGAgtaatttatattataataagTTAATTAAATAACAAAAGCCAAGATAACAAAATCAAACTTGGCTTTGTCTATCATATGCATCCATCAATTGTTCGGCAGTGTATATACACCGCTTGTAATAAACTTGTAAACAAGGTATTTGTAATGTAACCATGTGAATGGAAATAaggtatatatataattttgaaaaaaatgacaCTGAAATAATTGCCTGAAAATTACCTGCCAATTAACTTTAATGCCTAACTTTAATTAGTACTATACCTATAGTATAGTCCCAGTGTTTGACAGAACCAACATTTTCCCAGTCTCCTTTATGCACTTTAGCTCCATGTACATCTGTGCTCATATTAGGAAGATGATTAAGCTTCTTTCTGAAGATGTTGTAGAACCTGGCAGCAGGTGCTTGAATCTGTATCTGGGTCTCCACTTTGCCACTTAGAGTCTGCTGAGCCATGTCTTTGCTCTCTGCAATACACAGGAGATTTTTTTTCTTAGCAATTAAAAGGAGATCGAATTTGGAATACTTACAACGATGGAATGCACTCGCTTAAATagataattttagatttgagtATATGGTTCAGGAGGTAAAACGCACCGTTTCACTTTAAACAGAATAGAATAGGGGATGAGATCCCAAATTATCCTATGACCAGTGAATAAAAAagtaaccccccccccccagctGCAGCAAGTTCTCACAAGAACCTGGTTCCGTCCGTAACAATAAATTAACCAGCAAGTGGTTTGTGTTCTCCATGGCATCCCCACATAAAGAATAACAAGATCCCCCCAATCCCCATTCTTTAAAGATATCCTTCTAATCATCAAACTCTTTATCCACATCTATATAATATCATAAAAGATATGGgctgtctaaatgacccatggtgAAATTTGGGTTAAGTAACCCATgatctaggtggaccaatcacatttaagagaaattgattgaattttttacattttatttattaatttatttaggattaaatatgtttttgtccctAACTTATACAAATGAATCTAAAATGGTACCTGAAAAAAAACGCAAAGATTTTAGtccttaaaattatttttcatatctaTTTCGATCCCTTTAAAATTTCTTCCAT from Lotus japonicus ecotype B-129 chromosome 2, LjGifu_v1.2 includes:
- the LOC130735263 gene encoding MLP-like protein 28; translation: MAQQTLSGKVETQIQIQAPAARFYNIFRKKLNHLPNMSTDVHGAKVHKGDWENVGSVKHWDYTIEGKKTCAKEKIEAIDDDNMLLTYSVFDGEISEGYKSFKVILQVIDTENGGLVKFTIEYEMLKENITASSPDTFLAFATKVTKDIDAHLVEG